CGCCCATGATCTCGGCCAGGCTTCCCGACAGCTCCAGGCCGGCCAGCAGGGGGCCTTCCCCCACCTCGGGCAGGCGCAGGTGAAGGGGCTCGATGCGGGCCCCGTCACACAGCGAGACCGCCTGGAAGAGCACGTTCTCCAGCTGGCGCACGTTGCCGGGCCAAGGGTAGGCCTCCAGGCGGGCCAGGGCCGCGGCCGAGAGCGCCGGCAGCGGGCAGCCGATCTGGCGGGCGGCACGGTCGATGAAATGCTCCGCCAGGGCGGGGATGCCGTCGCGACAATCGCGCAGCGGCGGCACCACGAGCGACAGCACGTTGAGGCGATGGAAGAGGTCGTGGCGAAAGCGCCCCTCGGCGCACAGCCGCGGCAGGTCCTGCTGGGTGGCGCAGATCACCCGCACGTCGAGCCAGGTCTCCTCGTCGCTGCCCACCCGCCGGAAGCCGCCGTCCTGCAGGAACCGCAGCAGCTTGGCCTGCAGGCGCGGGCTCATCTCTCCTACCTCGTCCAGGAAGATGGTGCCGCCGGCGGTGAGCTCGAGCAGGCCGAGCTTGCCTTCGGGCCGGGCCCCCTCGAAGGCGCCGGGGGCATAGCCGAAGAGCTCGGTCTCGGCCATGGACTCAGGCAACCCCGCGCAGTTGAGCGCCATGAAGGGGGCCTGGCCGCGAGGGCTCGCCAGGTGGCAGGCCCGCGCCAGCAGCTCCTTGCCGGTGCCGGTCTCGCCCTGGATCAGCAGCGGCGCATCCAGCGGCGCCATGCGCCGGGCCTCCCGGGTCAGCGCCTCCAGGCGCGGGCTGGCCTGGAAGATCGCCTCGAAGCCGCGCAGCTCCTGGCGCTGCACCTGATAGATGCGCTCGCCGATGCGCTCGGCACGGTGCAGGGTCACCACGGCGCCGGCCAGCGACGCCACGTCATCGAGATGCTCCCGGTGCAGCGGCGCAATGTCGGCCAGGAAGGTGGTATCACGCAGGGTGACGCGCAGGCCGTTGACCCGGGCGTTGTTGCGCCGGACCAGCTCGGGCAGGTCCAGGTCGGGCAGGTAGCGGTCCAGGGAGAGGCCCGGCACCTCGTCGATGCGCACGCCGAGCAGCTGGCCGGCGGCGCGGTTGGCGGCCACCACCTGCCCCTCCATGTCGATGGACATCACCGGGTCGGTGAGCGAGGAGAGCAGCGCATCGAGCTCCAGGTGGCGCCGCTCGCTGGGCATCAGGCCGACCCGGCGCACCGCGAAGACCCCGGGCACCGCCTCCAGCTCGGGCTTGAGGGTCACCAGCTGGGCATTGAGCAGGTGGGGCACATGCAGGTAGATGGCGTTGCCCTGTTCGCCCCCCACCTCGCCACGGGCCACGTTGAGGCCATAGTCGGCAAAGTGGGCCACGATATCGCGCAGGATGCCCACCCGATTCTGGCAGTGAAACCTCAGACGCATGGTGGCAACGCTCCTCAGGGGGATCAGGGAGGCCAGGCCGGCCACGGGGTGTCACGCCGGCATGACGGAGTGTCAAGATAACGTGACACCCCCGGCGGCTCAATCCCGCCGCCACCGCCGCGGGTGCTTGACGCCCGGGGCCGGCTGCACGACCTTGACAGGGTCATGCCATCACCCCGGGAGCCACACCATGAGCCAGCTGTCCCAGCAGCCCTGCGAGGCCTGCCGCAAGGGCGCCCCCACCGTCAGCGAAGCCGAGATCGCGCTGTTCAAGCCGGAGATCCCCCAGTGGAAGATCGTCGAGCGCGATGGCATCATGCAGCTGGAGCGGGCCTTCACCTTCCCCGACTTCAAGCAGGCGCTGGCCTTCACCAACCGCGTCGGCGAGATCGCCGAGGCGGCGGGTCACCACCCGGCCCTGCTGACCGAATGGGGCAAGGTCACCGTGACCTGGTGGTCACACAAGATACGGGGCCTGCACAGGAACGACTTCATTCTTGCCGCCAGAACCGACGAGGTAGCGAATTAAATGTTCGAACACATTGAGCGGGTTCCCGGGGACGCCATCCTCGGTCTCATCGAGGCCTTCAAGAAGGATACCAACCCCCAGAAGGTCGACCTCGGCGTCGGCGTCTACAAGGATGCCCAGGGCAACACCCCGGTGATGCGCGCGGTCAAGGAAGCCGAGGCCCTGCTGCTCAAGAACGAGACCACCAAGACCTACATCGGCTCCCACGGGGCGCCCGCGTACGGTGAGGTGGTGCTGCCGATGGTGCTGGGCGAGGGCTCTCCGGTCCTCGCGGCGAACCGCGCCAGCGCCACCCAGTCACCCGGCGGCACCGGCGCCCTGCGCCTGGCGGCCGACTTCATCGCTAAGGAGCTGCCCGGCAAGGGGATCTGGGTCTCCGACCCGACCTGGCCGAACCACCACGGCATCTTCACCGCCGCCGGCATCGCGCTGCACAAGTACCCCTATGTGGACGCCGACAACCGCCTCGACTTCGACGGCATGCTCGCCGCCCTGAAGCAGATTCCCGAGGGCGACGTGGTGGTGCTGCACGCCTGCTGCCACAACCCCACCGGTTTCGACCTCTCCCGGGAGCAGTGGCAGACCGTGCTCGAGGTGCTGCGCGAGCGCAACCTGCTGCCGCTGGTCGACTTCGCCTATCAGGGCTTCGGCGAGGGCCTGGAGGAGGACGCCTACGCCGTGCGCCTGCTGGCCGAGCACCTCGACGAGGTGATCATCACCAGCTCCTGCTCCAAGAACTTCGGCATCTACTGCGAGCGTACCGGCGCCCTGATCATGGTGGCGAAGAACGCCGAGCAGATGGAGAACGTCCGCTCGCAGATCGCCATCGTGGCCCGTGAGAACTACTCCAACCCGCCGGCCCACGGCGGCGCCATCGTCAGCGAGATCCTGCACTCCGCGGAGCTCGCCGCCATCTGGCGCGAGGAGCTCACCGAGATGCGCGACCGCATCAACACCCTGCGTCGCGACTTCGTCGAGGCCCTGAAGCCCTACGGCCTCGACCAGAAGTATGCGCACATCGCCGAGCAGCGCGGCATGTTCAGCTACACCGGCCTGACGCCTGAGCAGGTCGATCGCCTGCGCGACGAGTTCGGCATCTACATGGTGCGCTCCGGCCGCGCCAACGTGGCAGGCTTCTCCCACGAGAACCTGCCCTACCTGGCCAAGGCCGTCGCCGCCGTCAACTGATCGCCGCGCCGCCAGCCATGCCGACGCCCGGGCCCTGCCCGGGCGTTTTCGTTTCGGGTAGACTCCTCGCCTGTTTTTCGCTGCACCGGGGATCAGGGCGGCCTCGGGGCGCGCCCGGCGGCAACAGTCTTGACCAATCAGTCAGGTCGCATACAGACTGATGCCTGCCTTGTACACAACCACCCCAACAGCAAGAGGCTCCCCATGGCGGCTACCCCCGGCAGCTCCCCCGTGCACTATCCCTGGTACAAGAAGGAGGACACCGACGCCTTCTTCGCCCTGTTCCAGAACAACATCGCCAACTTCGTGATCATCGCCATCACCATGCTCGGCATGGGCTCCCCGGCGTCGATCGTCTTCGGCCAGGTGCTGCCCGGCGCCGCGGTGGCCGTGATGGTGGGCAACTTCTACTACGCCTGGAGCGCCGCGCGCCTGGCCAGGAAGGAGAACCGCACCGACGTCACCGCCCTCTCCTACGGCATCTCCACCCCGGTGATGTTCGTCTTCCTGTTCGGGGTGCTGCTGCCCGCCAAGCAGCTCACCGGCGATGCCGAACTGGCCTGGAAGGTTGCGGTGGCCGCCTGCTTCATCAGCGGCGCCATCGAGGCGCTGATCAGCCTGATCGGCCGCTGGGTCCAGCATCACCTGCCCCGGGCGGCGATGCTCGGCGCCGTGGCCGGGGTGGCGCTGACCTTCATCGCCGGCGAGATGCTGTTCAAGACCCTGGAGATGCCGGTGATCGGCCTGCTGGTGCTGGCGATCATCATCGTCGGCCTGGTGGCCCGGGTCGCCATGCCCTTCCGGCTGCCCACCTCGCTGTTCGCCATCGTGGTGGGGACCGCCATGGCCTACCTGATCGGGGATGCCGGCGGCGAGCGCTTCAGCGACGCCTTCACCCATCTGGGCTTCTACCCGCTGCTGCCCAACCTGGCCTGGCTCGAGGGGCTGGGGCTGCTCTTCACCGGCATGCTGGCGGTGCTCACCGTGGTGCTGCCGATCACCCTCTACAACGCCATCGAGACCATGAACAACGTCGAGGCCATGGAGGCCGCCGGCGACAGGTACGACGTGCGCGAGTGCCAGGCGGTGGACGGCGCCGGCACCATGATCGGCGCCCTGTTCGGCGGGGTCTTCCCCACCACCGTCTACATCGCCACCGTGGGCGCCAAGTGGATGGGCGCCGGGCGCGGCTACAGCCTGCTCAACGGCGCGGTCTACGGCCTGGCCACCATGTTCGGCCTGATCGCGGCCCTGGCCGCCATCATCCCGGTCTCGGTGGTCGCGCCGATCCTGGTCTTCGTGGGCATGTCGATGATCGCCACCGCCTTCCAGAGCAACGACACCCGCTACTACCCCGCGGTGGCACTGGCCATGCTGCCCTACTTCGCCAACTACGTGATGACCCGTTTCGGGCGTGCCGCCGAGGAGACGGTGACCGGCATCTCCACCGGGATCGTGCCGCTGGGCCAGGGCGCCATGTTCATGGCGATCCTGATCGGCGCCATGACGGTCTCGGTGATCGACCACCAGTTCCGCCGTGCCGCCGCCTTCGCCGCGGTCGCC
The Halomonas alkalicola DNA segment above includes these coding regions:
- a CDS encoding 4a-hydroxytetrahydrobiopterin dehydratase, producing the protein MSQLSQQPCEACRKGAPTVSEAEIALFKPEIPQWKIVERDGIMQLERAFTFPDFKQALAFTNRVGEIAEAAGHHPALLTEWGKVTVTWWSHKIRGLHRNDFILAARTDEVAN
- a CDS encoding amino acid aminotransferase, producing MFEHIERVPGDAILGLIEAFKKDTNPQKVDLGVGVYKDAQGNTPVMRAVKEAEALLLKNETTKTYIGSHGAPAYGEVVLPMVLGEGSPVLAANRASATQSPGGTGALRLAADFIAKELPGKGIWVSDPTWPNHHGIFTAAGIALHKYPYVDADNRLDFDGMLAALKQIPEGDVVVLHACCHNPTGFDLSREQWQTVLEVLRERNLLPLVDFAYQGFGEGLEEDAYAVRLLAEHLDEVIITSSCSKNFGIYCERTGALIMVAKNAEQMENVRSQIAIVARENYSNPPAHGGAIVSEILHSAELAAIWREELTEMRDRINTLRRDFVEALKPYGLDQKYAHIAEQRGMFSYTGLTPEQVDRLRDEFGIYMVRSGRANVAGFSHENLPYLAKAVAAVN
- a CDS encoding sigma-54-dependent transcriptional regulator; the encoded protein is MRLRFHCQNRVGILRDIVAHFADYGLNVARGEVGGEQGNAIYLHVPHLLNAQLVTLKPELEAVPGVFAVRRVGLMPSERRHLELDALLSSLTDPVMSIDMEGQVVAANRAAGQLLGVRIDEVPGLSLDRYLPDLDLPELVRRNNARVNGLRVTLRDTTFLADIAPLHREHLDDVASLAGAVVTLHRAERIGERIYQVQRQELRGFEAIFQASPRLEALTREARRMAPLDAPLLIQGETGTGKELLARACHLASPRGQAPFMALNCAGLPESMAETELFGYAPGAFEGARPEGKLGLLELTAGGTIFLDEVGEMSPRLQAKLLRFLQDGGFRRVGSDEETWLDVRVICATQQDLPRLCAEGRFRHDLFHRLNVLSLVVPPLRDCRDGIPALAEHFIDRAARQIGCPLPALSAAALARLEAYPWPGNVRQLENVLFQAVSLCDGARIEPLHLRLPEVGEGPLLAGLELSGSLAEIMGAVEQRVLAALYPRFPSSRQLARRLGVSHTTIANKLRRHGIGGEEGDA
- a CDS encoding NCS2 family permease translates to MAATPGSSPVHYPWYKKEDTDAFFALFQNNIANFVIIAITMLGMGSPASIVFGQVLPGAAVAVMVGNFYYAWSAARLARKENRTDVTALSYGISTPVMFVFLFGVLLPAKQLTGDAELAWKVAVAACFISGAIEALISLIGRWVQHHLPRAAMLGAVAGVALTFIAGEMLFKTLEMPVIGLLVLAIIIVGLVARVAMPFRLPTSLFAIVVGTAMAYLIGDAGGERFSDAFTHLGFYPLLPNLAWLEGLGLLFTGMLAVLTVVLPITLYNAIETMNNVEAMEAAGDRYDVRECQAVDGAGTMIGALFGGVFPTTVYIATVGAKWMGAGRGYSLLNGAVYGLATMFGLIAALAAIIPVSVVAPILVFVGMSMIATAFQSNDTRYYPAVALAMLPYFANYVMTRFGRAAEETVTGISTGIVPLGQGAMFMAILIGAMTVSVIDHQFRRAAAFAAVAAGFSFVGLMHAPALALNAAPDYVVGYLVMGGLFLYFAWQQQRLAAGAPRRP